Below is a genomic region from Vibrio pomeroyi.
CAGCAGCGCAGGTGTCTACCACGTTAGAAACACGAGTCGCGGATACATAGCTCTCAACAACATCGCCTTGTTCAACTTGAACAATCTTGCATGGCTCACTGCCACGTTTGATGACGATCTCTTGGCAACCCAAGCGAAGGCAGCGTTGTTGAACGCTCTCAGAATTACCCCAAACCAGCAGATCGTCGTCTTCGGTAATCAGTGCGATGTCTACCAATGGCAGTAACTTCGCATACCAATGTTGTGCTTGAGCTGTTGTCCAAAGCTGTGGGCGATAGTTATTGTCAAAAATCACCTTGCCGTCTTGATTTGAGAACACGCTAATGGCTTTGAATAAGCGCTCACGTGAGGCGTCATCTAAAATCGCGATACTGATACCGCTGATATAAACCGCATCGACTTGTTTCTCTGTCAGGGCGATTTCAAGCTTATTCAGGTCGTCAGCTTGAAAGTAAGATTTGACTGCCGCGTCGTTGCGCCAGTAGTGAAAGTGTCGCTCGCCTGTCTCGTCGGTTTCAACCATGTAGAGTCCAGGAAGCTTGTTCGCAATGCGTTCTA
It encodes:
- a CDS encoding sugar kinase, translated to MPASSNFNIAFFGECMVEISGSPLTKKFGGDTLNTALYLSRLTQHQNLSVHYATGLGSDELSQNMIDSWQLEGIQTNFVERIANKLPGLYMVETDETGERHFHYWRNDAAVKSYFQADDLNKLEIALTEKQVDAVYISGISIAILDDASRERLFKAISVFSNQDGKVIFDNNYRPQLWTTAQAQHWYAKLLPLVDIALITEDDDLLVWGNSESVQQRCLRLGCQEIVIKRGSEPCKIVQVEQGDVVESYVSATRVSNVVDTCAAGDSFAAGYLAARLTGESTTDAAELGHQLASTVIQYSGAIIPVSAMNHLIKK